The proteins below come from a single Necator americanus strain Aroian chromosome V, whole genome shotgun sequence genomic window:
- a CDS encoding hypothetical protein (NECATOR_CHRV.G19517.T1), whose protein sequence is MRLFLLTLVLVTFLPVQGQFFGYPPYGMMGYPGMMGYPGMMGYPGMMMPGFRRINPLTGALTGAMIGGMMGAMRGRR, encoded by the exons ATGCGGCTATTTCTACTTACATTAGTTCTTGTCACATTTCTTCCGGTGCAGGGCCAGTTCTTCGGTTATCCACCTTATGGAATGATGGGTTATCCAGGCATGATGGGTTATCCTGGCATGATGGGCTACCCCGGCATGATGATGCCAGGATTTAGGAGAATCA ATCCACTGACAGGTGCTCTTACTGGAGCAATGATTGGTGGAATGATGGGTGCAATGAGAGGAAGGCGATGA